The Candidatus Methylomirabilota bacterium genome has a window encoding:
- a CDS encoding FAD-linked oxidase C-terminal domain-containing protein codes for MSSLDPGRKAGLRRELESLLGKSAVLSDPEELLVYESDGLTLFRALADFVIFPTSVEQVAAVVRLANRESLPFVARGAGTGLAGGCLPAEGGLVISLMRMNRVLEVDYENQIAVVEPGLVNLHLSWAVGPKGFYYAPDPSSQQACTIGGNIANNSGGPHTLKYGVTVNHVLGLEVVLPDGEIVWLGGRTRESQGYDLTGLFVGSEGTFGIATKIIVRILRRPQAVKTVLAVFDAVEAASESVSAVIGRGLVPAAMEMIDQLTISAVEDAFGCGYPRDAAAALLIELDGLREGMEAQAERVIAACRENGAREVRAARDETERQLLWKGRKSAFGAYGRISPAYMVMDGVIPRTRLPEVLHRVNEIVGAHDLRVGNVFHAGDGNLHPNILYDPRKPGEVERVVKAGGDILKVCAEVGGSISGEHGIGLEKIDYMPLIFTEADLHAMRGVRDAWNPRGLCNPGKIFPSRKACGEASIAYRPHPIEAQGLAQRF; via the coding sequence ATGAGTAGTCTTGATCCCGGCCGCAAGGCCGGCCTGCGCCGCGAGCTGGAAAGCCTCCTCGGGAAAAGCGCTGTCCTGTCCGACCCCGAGGAGCTTCTCGTCTACGAGTCCGATGGCCTGACGCTTTTCCGGGCGCTCGCCGACTTCGTGATCTTCCCCACGTCTGTGGAGCAGGTGGCCGCGGTGGTGCGCCTCGCCAATCGCGAGAGCTTGCCCTTCGTGGCGCGCGGCGCGGGGACGGGGCTCGCGGGCGGCTGCTTGCCCGCCGAGGGCGGGCTCGTCATCTCGCTCATGCGGATGAACCGCGTCCTGGAAGTCGACTACGAGAACCAGATCGCCGTCGTCGAGCCCGGGCTCGTGAACCTTCACCTGTCCTGGGCCGTGGGGCCCAAGGGCTTCTACTACGCTCCCGATCCGTCCAGCCAGCAGGCCTGCACCATCGGCGGCAATATCGCCAATAACTCCGGCGGACCGCACACCCTCAAGTACGGCGTCACCGTCAATCACGTGCTCGGGCTCGAGGTGGTGCTGCCCGACGGCGAGATCGTCTGGCTCGGGGGCCGCACCCGCGAGTCGCAGGGCTATGACCTGACCGGGCTCTTCGTGGGCTCCGAGGGTACCTTCGGCATCGCGACCAAGATCATCGTGCGCATTCTCCGTCGTCCGCAAGCCGTGAAGACCGTCCTGGCCGTCTTCGATGCGGTGGAGGCGGCCTCGGAGTCGGTCTCGGCGGTGATCGGGCGCGGGCTCGTCCCCGCGGCCATGGAGATGATCGACCAGCTGACCATCAGCGCCGTCGAGGATGCCTTTGGCTGCGGGTATCCCCGCGATGCCGCCGCCGCGCTCCTGATCGAGCTGGACGGGCTCCGCGAAGGCATGGAGGCTCAGGCCGAGCGTGTCATCGCCGCCTGCCGCGAGAACGGCGCGCGCGAGGTGCGCGCCGCGCGCGACGAGACCGAGCGCCAGCTCCTGTGGAAAGGGCGCAAGAGCGCTTTTGGCGCCTACGGCCGCATCTCTCCCGCCTACATGGTGATGGACGGCGTGATTCCGCGTACGCGGCTCCCAGAAGTCTTGCATCGGGTGAACGAGATCGTGGGCGCTCACGACCTCCGCGTGGGCAATGTGTTCCATGCCGGCGACGGCAATCTCCATCCGAACATCCTCTACGATCCCCGCAAGCCGGGAGAAGTCGAGCGCGTGGTCAAGGCGGGCGGCGACATTCTCAAGGTCTGCGCGGAAGTCGGCGGCTCGATCTCGGGCGAGCACGGCATCGGGCTCGAGAAGATCGACTACATGCCGCTGATCTTCACCGAGGCGGATCTGCACGCCATGCGCGGCGTCCGGGACGCCTGGAACCCGCGCGGGCTCTGCAATCCCGGCAAGATCTTCCCCTCGCGCAAGGCCTGTGGCGAGGCGAGCATCGCCTATCGTCCGCATCCGATCGAAGCCCAGGGCCTGGCCCAGCGCTTCTAG
- a CDS encoding heterodisulfide reductase-related iron-sulfur binding cluster has protein sequence MAHTLETPRAMGPLKLHGLDVEGVHRCVHCGLCLPYCPTFSILGTEMDSPRGRIMLIKSLAEGRISLTESTKVHLDLCLGCRACETVCPSGVPYGQLIEAGRAEIERERPGGLARRLFRWLNFDVLLPSPRLLGLAAAGLRFYQASGLQRLARATGLIRLLPRPLPDWEPLLPVLPPGASRAPLPELTPAIGVRRARVGLLTGCIQQVAFGSQNRATARVLASNGAEVVAPPAQACCGALHAHGGEHARAVTLAKRLIEVFEAAKVDFVVVNTSGCGAHMKAYGLLLADDPAWRERAQRFSERVRDLAEFLAAEPLRGPLGRVEKTVTYHDPCHVVHGQKISREPRALLAQIPGLTVVPLAEADWCCGSAGTYNLTQPEMAQRLQARKVANVRATGAQAVVTANPGCIIQIAQGLAAEGTPIQVLHLAEVLDEAYATAPHPSPLPRGERDTEKRPQS, from the coding sequence ATGGCGCATACGCTAGAGACGCCGCGCGCCATGGGGCCGCTCAAGCTCCACGGGCTCGACGTGGAAGGCGTTCATCGCTGCGTGCACTGCGGGCTCTGCCTGCCGTATTGCCCCACCTTCTCGATCCTCGGCACCGAGATGGACTCGCCGCGCGGGCGCATCATGCTGATCAAGTCGTTGGCCGAGGGGCGCATCAGCCTGACCGAGTCGACCAAGGTCCATCTCGATCTCTGCCTCGGCTGCCGGGCCTGCGAGACGGTCTGCCCGTCGGGCGTGCCGTATGGCCAGCTCATCGAGGCCGGTCGCGCGGAGATCGAGCGCGAGCGCCCGGGCGGCCTCGCGCGACGGCTCTTTCGCTGGCTCAATTTCGATGTCCTGCTCCCGAGCCCGCGCCTGCTCGGGCTCGCCGCCGCGGGGCTCCGCTTCTACCAGGCGAGCGGGCTTCAGCGCCTGGCGCGGGCCACTGGTCTGATCCGGCTCCTTCCCAGGCCATTGCCCGACTGGGAGCCGCTGCTTCCCGTGCTGCCGCCCGGCGCCTCGCGAGCCCCGCTGCCCGAGCTGACGCCGGCCATCGGAGTCAGACGGGCGCGCGTCGGCCTTTTGACGGGCTGCATCCAGCAGGTCGCCTTCGGCTCCCAGAATCGCGCGACGGCCCGCGTCCTCGCCAGCAATGGCGCCGAGGTCGTGGCGCCGCCGGCCCAGGCCTGCTGCGGTGCGCTTCACGCTCACGGGGGAGAGCACGCGCGGGCCGTCACCCTCGCCAAGCGGCTCATCGAGGTCTTCGAGGCGGCCAAGGTCGACTTCGTGGTCGTGAACACGTCGGGTTGCGGGGCCCACATGAAGGCCTACGGGCTGCTCCTGGCCGACGATCCCGCCTGGCGAGAGCGGGCGCAGCGCTTCTCGGAGCGCGTGCGCGACCTGGCGGAGTTTCTGGCCGCCGAGCCCTTGCGCGGACCTCTGGGCCGCGTCGAGAAGACCGTGACCTATCACGATCCGTGTCATGTCGTCCACGGCCAGAAGATCAGCCGCGAGCCACGAGCCCTGCTCGCTCAGATTCCCGGACTCACCGTGGTGCCCCTGGCCGAGGCGGATTGGTGCTGCGGCTCGGCCGGGACGTACAACCTGACCCAGCCGGAGATGGCGCAGCGCCTGCAGGCGCGCAAGGTGGCCAATGTCCGCGCCACCGGCGCCCAGGCCGTCGTCACCGCCAACCCGGGCTGCATCATCCAGATCGCCCAGGGCCTGGCCGCCGAGGGCACGCCCATCCAGGTCCTTCACCTGGCCGAAGTGCTCGACGAGGCGTACGCCACCGCCCCTCACCCTAGCCCTCTCCCCAGAGGGGAGAGGGATACAGAAAAGAGACCCCAATCTTGA
- a CDS encoding FAD-binding oxidoreductase, with product MAVPASFHDDLRRIVGPAHVLTGIECGPYVVEGRTPEAVVAPGSKEDIVAILMAAGEAGVPVTPWGGGTTMAVGSPPSRLGLVLLLGRLNRLVEHEPGDLTATVEAGMTVRTLQETLGRRGQWLSLDPPHPDRASIGGVLSANVAGPRRHLYGGCRDLLIGLTVVTAEGAIVKGGSKVVKNVAGYDLPKLFIGAFGTLGVIVEATLKLRPRPDADRVVVSRFERLKDAGAAARAVMASDLLPSALELIDGEAVRALALGPSEGAVLLVGVDGITEQVDWQCREIERLLEPMGLREAKVLDGPERDRLWQSRGTVGRDAFAETAATMRWTVLPSQVAECMEQGAAVAQRAGLGAAMAAHAGVGLVDAALGGGADVDLDRVAAVLGEWRALVRGAGGHAIVQWAPLAVKERVPVWDEAGPALRIMARIKAQLDPRGVLNPGRVMGGI from the coding sequence ATGGCCGTGCCCGCCAGCTTCCACGATGACCTTCGCCGTATCGTCGGCCCCGCCCATGTCCTGACCGGCATCGAGTGCGGACCCTATGTCGTCGAAGGCCGCACGCCCGAGGCCGTCGTCGCTCCCGGCAGCAAGGAAGACATCGTCGCGATCCTGATGGCGGCGGGCGAAGCCGGCGTCCCGGTGACGCCGTGGGGCGGGGGCACCACGATGGCCGTCGGCTCGCCGCCCTCGCGGCTGGGCCTCGTCCTCTTGCTTGGTCGGCTCAACCGGCTCGTCGAGCACGAGCCCGGCGATCTCACGGCCACCGTCGAAGCGGGCATGACCGTGCGGACCCTCCAGGAGACGCTCGGCCGTCGCGGGCAGTGGCTGTCTCTCGATCCGCCTCATCCCGACAGGGCCAGCATCGGCGGCGTTCTCTCGGCCAATGTCGCCGGGCCGCGGCGGCATCTCTACGGCGGCTGCCGCGATCTCTTGATCGGGCTCACCGTGGTCACGGCCGAGGGGGCGATCGTCAAGGGCGGGAGCAAGGTCGTGAAGAATGTCGCGGGCTATGACTTGCCCAAGCTCTTCATCGGCGCCTTCGGGACCCTTGGTGTGATCGTGGAGGCGACCCTGAAGCTCCGCCCCCGGCCCGATGCCGACCGCGTCGTGGTCTCGCGCTTCGAGCGGCTCAAGGACGCGGGCGCGGCGGCGCGGGCCGTGATGGCCTCGGATCTCTTGCCGTCGGCGCTCGAGCTGATCGACGGGGAAGCCGTCCGGGCGTTGGCACTGGGCCCCAGCGAGGGCGCGGTGCTTCTCGTCGGGGTGGACGGCATCACGGAGCAGGTCGACTGGCAGTGCCGCGAGATCGAGCGGCTGCTCGAGCCCATGGGTCTCCGCGAGGCGAAAGTGCTCGACGGCCCGGAGCGCGATCGCCTCTGGCAATCGCGCGGTACCGTGGGGCGCGATGCCTTCGCCGAGACCGCGGCCACGATGCGCTGGACCGTGCTGCCGAGCCAGGTCGCCGAGTGCATGGAGCAGGGCGCGGCGGTGGCGCAGCGAGCGGGTCTGGGCGCGGCCATGGCGGCCCATGCCGGCGTCGGCCTCGTCGACGCGGCCCTCGGCGGCGGTGCGGATGTCGATCTCGATCGCGTGGCTGCCGTGCTCGGCGAGTGGCGCGCGCTCGTGCGCGGCGCCGGGGGCCACGCGATAGTCCAGTGGGCCCCGCTGGCCGTGAAGGAGCGCGTGCCGGTCTGGGACGAGGCGGGGCCGGCCCTCCGTATCATGGCGCGCATCAAGGCGCAGCTCGATCCGCGCGGCGTGCTCAATCCGGGCCGCGTCATGGGCGGCATCTGA